The DNA region TtattaacatgtatatttttttgtagtaatgAGGAAGGTGAGGAACACCTTCGTCAAAGGAATTTGCAGCTACCCTTCAACTGTGCAACCGGTGAGGGTGTCCTGTACGAAGTTTGCCCCACACTTGACGTCAAAGACATTCAATATCAGAGTAATGGCCAGAGGATGCTCAAACCTCCATCTCTGGACCCAGGATCTCTTCTTGGATGCATGTTGAAGCAGGACCGTTCACTCTACAACCAGAACAATGACCCAAATTCCCAGTTTACCCTGGATAGGGTTTTTGGGGACAGCCACGCCCTGTTCAATGTTCCTGGGAACACCTGGCAGCCATCGGACCCAAATACGGTGTCTGGAGTCAAGGAGGAAGGTGTCGTAAAGGACATGATGGAAACCCTACAGCAGATTATTGGAGATAGCACTCTTTGCGACAGCCTTAAAGAGCTTGATGTGCACAGTTTAGAGCTGAAGGAATGGGAAAATACTTTGCTCAGGATGAACTGCAACAGTGATATGAATTTCAATGAAAACCTCACCAACGACATTCTCAGCTATGTTGAGGATGCATTATTTAAGGAAAATGTCATTCAGTTGCCTGAACAGATAAAGGACCAGAGTGCATTTGTTGATATGCACGAGTGCCTACCAGAGATAGAATTACAAAACACCTTAGCTGCTAACCAGGCATTCAACAGCCAGCCAGGGAATCTCCTCGCTGGCTCACCAGGTCAGGGTGGGTTTATTGGAATGAGTATCCAAGAGGATGCCGGCAATCCTGGAAGTTTGCCAGCAAAGCTCACCCATATGGGGCCGCAGATATCTATTGGACAGCAGATGCTACCTGACAATACTTTCATCCAGTCATTCGGACTGGATCAGACGCCCCAAAAGGCAACCACCAATAATAGCATTCTATTTAATCCTTCTCCTGCCATCCAGTGTAGTCAGCCCCAGAACCAATTCCAGCTTGGTCTGCAATCCCAGCAGCAGGTCCTAAATGGTGTCTTGCAACAGAATGGAATGATACCAGGCCAGAGGAACATACAGACTGGAAATCAGCCCCTTCCAAAATTAATGACCCTCCCTCTTCAAAGCCCTTTTTTGCAGGGCAACACAGCCCAGCCAATGGGCATCCCCAATCAGAATTCCTTTCCACAACATCAGCCAATTAGTCAGAACCCTCAGTGGGTACCCAAAAGCAACAATATGGTGAATAAGCTGTTGGACAATTGTGGCCATACAGTTTTGGTCACACAAGATGCCACAGGACTGCACTCTGCACCTACCACTCACCTACAAGGACAGTTTTCTGTTCACACTCAAAAACCTGCTTGGTCGATGTCCCAGTCTACCACTCAACAGGTCCCTAAATCACTGTCAAGTGGGCATCAGAATATGACAGGTCTTTATGGCCAAATAACAGACTTCCAAAGAGACCCACTTGGGCAGCTAATGCCGCAGACAAACGCACAAGGATTTGGGGGTGGCTTCTTGCCCCAGACAACTGCTAACAACATCTATCCTCAGCAAGGGGAGATGATCAACAATGGGCCCCCTCAGACCACCAACAGCTGCATGTTCGTAAACACGATGTGTTATGGTTCTGCAGATCCGGTATCTTGCCAGAGAGCGAAAGCTCTGGTTACCCAGAGTCCTACACATGCATCCTGCTACTACCAGAGAGGCCCTAGCAAGTCAGCTGTGGCCACAACGGTCATCCCACAAGAGGACACCAACATCAGCCCCATGGCCTGCCAGGTCCCTTTGGGGTTGACTCCAGAAACCATACTTGATCAGCAGTATCTCTCTTGCAATGGCCAGACGCAGGTAAACACAGGGATAATGTACACAATGGCATAATTAGAACTTCAAACTAGTGTGTTCCAACTTCAAGATCAAAGCACCAGGTGTTTGCTCACTCCctattttttagatatttttaaacttGTTGAGAATAGCGGGACTGCCCTGTTCTCACCCCAGGCGCAATGTGTCAACTCATCCAGGGCTTTTTTAACATGTTGGGTTAGGTCGGCTCTACCATCAATCACAAGCAATTTCAAtgggatgtaaacactgccacctTGTGTATTCTGCCACCAGAATAAAAGGAAATTGTTTAGGAAGTCCAGAGCTTCAGTGGTTAACAGTGATGCTCTGGATGAATATCTTCACAATGTGTTCAGTTATCTTGGGGAAGGAAACAGATTAGGTGAGGTTCAGAGATAGACTGGGCTACTTTTGAcgctaaaaatatatttatccaTATTGAGGACCCAGCTATTGCCCCTTACAACTTATGGTGGAAGAATGCCAGCAGTTTTATCgatgtaaacttgatcaaccaacacaAGTAAGATATGTAgattttgttagggactgtctggtggagagattgagtgaggtGCTGCTGTTAGGACCTGAATAAGAGGCCTAAGACACCCCGCACTCTGTACCGAGAGTGGGAACTTTTTCTCAATGtgtgttttactttttattcttgtttcatgttcttaatttataaaaaaaaaaaatatgtgtctTCTATTTTCTTAAAAATTTAGATGTaatgcactttgaattgccattgtaaCCAAACCACTTTCTACTGACACACACTTTATATTGAACACAAATTTTAATGgtcaaataaaaagtgcattaatgttaatcagaatattttcatgttgtttatttttactgtatataGCCAGCAAAAGCATAGCAGGtattatgtaaatatttgctACATCAGACAGGTCAAGTTCAAAGTTTGTTTAGCGCTAAAAACATTTTTAGCCTAGCTGAATTTAAGTGGACATTTTAGATTTAGAACAGCATTAGTGACATTATCTCGAAAAATAACCAAGGTGCAAGGACCAGAAAGCATTTCCTAGGCAGAAGGGTATTACGTGGGCAGAAAGTAGTAATTTTAACCAAGTTTTTTCTTGTCTCTTGGAGTGATCAAAATCAATGGCTGAGTAAAGTCATAAAAGATATGTATGTTTTCTATAAAAAAGTACATTAACAAATCATAAAGGAAGCCATCAGAAGTCCATAAATGTTTTCAACACAACTTACCAGTGCACAACTTAATAAACATCATGACATGATTGCCACAGAATGGGAAAAACATTCCTTTTAATGGTTTTCATTTTGTCTCTCCACAGATCGCAAACAGTCCACTGGAGGAGAAAGGAACGTTCCACTTTCCCTCGCTGGCCAACGAAACCACATACTTTTCCCAGAACAACCAAAGCAATTGTTATGACTATTAAGAGACCTATCTCACCCGTTGCAGTGACTGCCACGTCAACGGTCTGACAAGCAGTACCGGTCATAAAAAATAGTATGCACGCATAAATACCGCAACTTGTTCATcccttgagagagagagatgcttaaCGCTTCTGATGAGACTCTTGTCTGAAAGCCTATGAGATATTAAGTATCTTTAAGAGGCATTTTAGCTCACTCATCCACCACACACTTTTTTAATCTCTCGTCTACTTGTTCAGTAGTTCACACCCTCTCTGACGAGAAATAAGCAGTTgcaaaatggaaatatttattttttactgcatGCTGTTCGTCCCTGATAGATCTTTTTTTAGCATCATTCTGGCAAGGAAAAAAGTGCAAAAGAGAGCGTGATGGCAAGGAGAGGTGTGTGAGcgagtgcatatgtgtgtgtttatagtggAGAAGTCTAGAGTTCATTTTTGAAGTATGCAGAAGGAACGGTGGATCCTTTTAATTGCAACAATATTTCGGTGAAATCAATACAAGGTGCACACAAGATGCCATTTCAACTCTAAAGGGAAAGGCGTCCTCAATCGAGAGGGAAAAGTCTTGAGCTAAACCCTCTTGTTTTGCTACCTATCTACTCAAGATGGTGGAATTTCCCACCCGTAGACCTTaatgtaaaccctaatgttggcAGTTGACTGGACTCCCAAGACCGCATTTTGTCGCGAATAATCCATGGAGTGTGTATTTACGGTGTACTATAGGAACGAATACTCTACTATTTGCCTGCGTGACATCCTTGGTCTGTCGGAACAAATTGCTGATATGTTGACGGCAAGATTGTCCCAGAACTGCCCTGAAGTTCCACCTACATTGACTTTCTGGACAACAGCAACAAAAGGCTGAAGGTCTTATCGAACACCATCAAACCCAGAAAATTGGACAGCCAGATTTGCGGAAAAAGCGACATATAATTGGATTGTCCCATGGACATTTTCAATGCAAGCGAACTCtggctctttttttcttttattattttggcTGTGGAACACTGTCATCaaggagtaaaaacaaaaacgtaAAGACTTTAGTTCTCTGGACACCCTGCTTTTTTCACTTTTTATGGCTACATTAAccatatgtttcatgtgtattAAAACAATATCAGAATGTTAAGATGCAGCTTATCATttatttgttcagttttgtttgtttaaaaatgtattttttactcttATGCGTATAATCGCAACTATGGAAATGCCAATGAGCCATTTTTGTCTACTTTTAATTTGCTGATAACCGCTACGCTCTTTTCTTTTAGTTTGCTTTTGCTTTAACACTTATATGGAAGAATTCTAGGCATTCTTAAACCGTGTTACGTGCCACGACAACTGCACCAGCCAGCCGAGCATATCCTGCCTCCAGAAAGAAGGCCTAAATTTGCCGTAAAAGGAAGCAAGTGAAATTTGAGAGTTTTCAGAACACACGCAGTAGACTAGTTGTCAAAGCCTTAGTCGAGAGTGAACGATCgcaaacaacaataaataatcatGATAAGAAGATTTAACGATATTTAAGattttaagatgtttaatgaTTGTGGCCACAGTGAAATTTGAACTACGTCTTTGTAAATCTATACCGTCATCAAGACTTAATATATCAGGAAATACAGCAGGAGCCAAAAATGTTAGTACGTAGAGaagggcctcattcatgaaacacaagccaAACTAATTTCTGTacaaaatgtttgtaaaacaaacatttaaattgtCGCTTTTAAACAGATTTACACAAGAATGGGTTTACAAATTATTTACTCAGAAATGTGAACACTTGAAGGCTCTCGTTTATGGGAAACGAGTTGTACCAATTTCTGTGTATATCGTAGAGTTGGGGTACCATCTGTGAATCCAAGTCGcgggtccaattttaatggactggtcacggactcgagcctttgggccgagtccatggcatttgatttgtgatgcaatgaactaaataaataaataaaaataacgaaacagaaataaatggacactCTGTCAGCAAGCAGTTGCTGTACCCCCTGATGTCATAGACGTACCAGAGTTTGTATCACCGTGTTGAACAAACAAACCTGCAGAGCCGCacactcagtcaaccaatacgcttgCATGTTATTACGGAGACTGCTGTATAACATCGAATATCGAAGTGGCTGGCATAACGAACACATAAAGACGTAgccaatgtaatagaaactacAAGGCAGTTTCGCACACAgcacgggacctgacaactggtaaaatcacACGCggcgtttgtgcagccaagacggtgGTTTCGTCGTGGTTAAGAAGTTCATAAAGTCAAATCACCCACATTATGTCTCTCAAAGTTTACTGAAAcaacatataaaaatacataaaaatagtattaatattgggCTATTCATGTTTTTTTAGGCGTAATGTTTCCACAcatgtagtctcttgtggtccacgcagtgttgtcagcttgaactggtcctTGATTAATTAACTGGAACTTTTTAAACAGTCGGGAAAACAATTATTATTGCTAAAGCTGACAgcaactctgaaaaacagataaacagcacctgttgtttttctcttttaaggGCATTGACGGgctgcttaaaaaaaagaaaaaaattatgttttttccactataaaatacacaatgaaatatgaagttattttgggcagcgaaatgttttgtttataattgaaTTCTACATTGGGTGATCAGACGTCCCGGTTTTTGGTAGGGTCACTGATTGTTTCTTCATAAATTAAATTGTCTTTCTCGCTATTGTCTCtggtatcgtttgcagagaagaaAATCTATTTTGTTGCGTCGCACGTTGATTTGACGATTCATTCTAGTCTTcagcaaatcagctgaaatgtatctggttaCCAGGGCATACCTATGTCATCCTGTCAGTCGTGTAAATTCTCAGCAAATGCTAACTACTACGCTGACTCATTTTTTCCCCAAATCAGTTGACAGATAGAGACAAAAATGTAcagagtttacggttacaatttgaattcagattcatgaacaggtTCATtcggactcaactcggactcggcctgttatggattCGGTCttgactcgattgtttaaagactcggacttgactcagactccaCTAAGGTGGATTCGAACCCAACACGTAAAACCACTCTTGCGAATAATTTGTCACAATGTGTCGCAAGAAGTTTCCACAACCGTAATAAAGTTCTGCTTGTATTTCATGATTGAGGTCCAACATTTGCAGGCCCCTTTGTGCCTTATTTTAGTAGAATATAAAGCCATTTTATGAGATTGTATAATAGCATTACGAATGTGTAGACAAATATCAAAACAGATTTGTGTGAAACATTTCTCTTAGCTAGGGAAATATGACTGATTGGTTTTATTGTAAAAGTCTAATTGCTACCTACTTTTTGAAAGTAATTTTATATGAACCCTTTGCCTTAATTTGCGTGTAGAATGTTGTAGTGCTTCTGCTTGTGAGATATTGTACTTTCTTGAAAGTATGATGTGATGATAATGGCGAaaactgtgtatatatagtaCCCTCAAAGTCATGCACCCAAAAATGTTcctttaatcatttaaaatggGAACACTCTGTGCCTTAATTTCTTTCTCCCCAAGGATATTTCACTTATTGCcttccttttttctctctttttggctGAAATGATCTTGGCTTGCAGAGGAGCAAAGGATTTGAAATGGCATCTATAATTGAATCTGAGAAGCCACTTTTTTTTAACAACTGATTGTTGTTAGCATGGACTAAACCGGTTATGCTAGGGTATGCTAGTATGCCAAGTGTTGTACATAGCCTCTCAGTTCAAGACTCGCCCGACTGTCTTCATAACTTAATTCATCCGAGTGCTTAAAACTGCTTTCATTTCCGAGATTAGCAACTTTTGTTGCGTTTTTAGTTTTCGTTCGTGCTGAGCGCTAATGGAAATTAGTTTTGGCTTTCATGTTGTGTAAATAAAACGTTTTGTATTTGTTCGTCAGGTGTCAGCTGGTTTAGAGCAGAGGTTGGTAAATTGCTCAGTGAATGTATGATTAATAGTTGGTTCATGAATCACTTCGTTGACTATTAATTAGTAACGTTGGTTC from Xyrauchen texanus isolate HMW12.3.18 chromosome 50, RBS_HiC_50CHRs, whole genome shotgun sequence includes:
- the ahr2 gene encoding aryl hydrocarbon receptor 2; this encodes MSGGIGIYAVKKRKKPVQKIPKPPPPDGIKSNPSKRHRDRLNGELDKLTNLLPFSEDVRARLDKLSVLRLSVGYLKVKSFFNATLKKTGGAGWLGEHSGTFGGNGQAATSLDGVSFSEGEMLLQALNGFVLVVTAEGYVFYSSPTIQDYLGFHQSDVVHQSVFELIHTDDRAIFRRQLHFALNPTSCDADGSDGVQNSSDITRDMVNYNPQHIPPENSSFLERSFCCRFRCLLDNSSGFLALNFQGRLKYLHGQNKIAEDGTIAHSQLALFVIATPLQTPSILEIRVKTLLFQTKHKLDFTPLGVDSRGKVVLGYTEMELCMRGSGYQFIHAADMMHCADNHIRMIKTGETGLTVLRLLSKWGTWIWVQSNARLVYKGGRPDFIIVRQRALTNEEGEEHLRQRNLQLPFNCATGEGVLYEVCPTLDVKDIQYQSNGQRMLKPPSLDPGSLLGCMLKQDRSLYNQNNDPNSQFTLDRVFGDSHALFNVPGNTWQPSDPNTVSGVKEEGVVKDMMETLQQIIGDSTLCDSLKELDVHSLELKEWENTLLRMNCNSDMNFNENLTNDILSYVEDALFKENVIQLPEQIKDQSAFVDMHECLPEIELQNTLAANQAFNSQPGNLLAGSPGQGGFIGMSIQEDAGNPGSLPAKLTHMGPQISIGQQMLPDNTFIQSFGLDQTPQKATTNNSILFNPSPAIQCSQPQNQFQLGLQSQQQVLNGVLQQNGMIPGQRNIQTGNQPLPKLMTLPLQSPFLQGNTAQPMGIPNQNSFPQHQPISQNPQWVPKSNNMVNKLLDNCGHTVLVTQDATGLHSAPTTHLQGQFSVHTQKPAWSMSQSTTQQVPKSLSSGHQNMTGLYGQITDFQRDPLGQLMPQTNAQGFGGGFLPQTTANNIYPQQGEMINNGPPQTTNSCMFVNTMCYGSADPVSCQRAKALVTQSPTHASCYYQRGPSKSAVATTVIPQEDTNISPMACQVPLGLTPETILDQQYLSCNGQTQIANSPLEEKGTFHFPSLANETTYFSQNNQSNCYDY